A stretch of the Veillonella parvula DSM 2008 genome encodes the following:
- the rpsF gene encoding 30S ribosomal protein S6 has protein sequence MNKYEVMFIVKPAEEEATNAVIEKVEALIARVGGTVEKVDRWGKRRLAYAVKKFTDGFYVLINFEAAPAEIKEIDRVLKINDEVLRHLIVKHEA, from the coding sequence ATGAACAAATACGAAGTCATGTTTATTGTGAAACCAGCTGAAGAGGAAGCAACTAACGCTGTTATTGAAAAAGTAGAAGCTTTAATTGCTCGTGTAGGCGGCACAGTAGAAAAGGTAGATCGTTGGGGCAAGCGTCGTCTTGCTTACGCGGTGAAGAAATTCACTGACGGTTTCTATGTATTGATCAACTTTGAAGCAGCTCCTGCTGAAATCAAAGAAATCGATCGTGTATTGAAAATCAACGATGAAGTCCTAAGACATCTAATTGTTAAACACGAAGCATAA
- a CDS encoding single-stranded DNA-binding protein: protein MNSVQILGNLARDPEVRYTKTGRAVATFTVAATNTYIDSTTNETKEQTAFINCVAWGKLGEAAGNLRKGSRCFVEGRLQTRSYETQDGQKRYVTEVVANFVGQSLDMNTNSFEGGSNFDSFSTGGDDENIPF from the coding sequence ATGAACTCTGTACAAATTCTAGGTAATTTAGCTCGTGATCCTGAAGTACGCTATACCAAAACTGGTCGTGCGGTAGCAACTTTTACAGTGGCTGCTACAAATACCTATATTGATTCCACAACAAATGAGACGAAAGAACAAACTGCTTTCATCAACTGCGTTGCTTGGGGTAAACTTGGTGAAGCGGCAGGCAATCTTCGTAAAGGCAGTCGTTGCTTTGTAGAAGGTCGTTTGCAAACTCGTTCTTACGAGACTCAGGACGGTCAAAAACGGTACGTTACTGAAGTGGTAGCGAACTTTGTGGGCCAATCCCTTGATATGAATACTAATTCTTTCGAAGGTGGGTCCAATTTTGATAGTTTCAGTACAGGCGGCGATGACGAAAACATCCCGTTCTAG
- the rpsR gene encoding 30S ribosomal protein S18 produces MRRDRGRKPRRKVCVFCADHIDQIDYKDVAKLRRFTTERGKILPRRISGTCAKHQRKLTTSIKRARAIALLPFTAE; encoded by the coding sequence ATGAGAAGAGATAGAGGCAGAAAGCCAAGAAGAAAAGTATGCGTTTTCTGTGCAGACCATATCGATCAAATCGACTATAAAGATGTTGCTAAACTTCGTCGTTTCACGACTGAACGCGGTAAAATCTTACCTCGTCGTATTTCCGGTACTTGCGCAAAACATCAACGCAAATTGACTACATCTATCAAACGTGCACGTGCAATTGCTTTATTGCCATTCACTGCTGAATAA